The genome window GATATATAAATTGTCGGGCTAAGTTGAAAAGACAAAATCTACCAAGTTCCCTAAAATCGTCAAGATGCGATCGAGAGCGATCGCTTGTACAATTATAATCGTTAAAGAGAGGTTGCTAGCATGACAGCTACTATAATTATACCCAAAAATTCCGATCGCAACTCAGAGCCAGAATCACATCCCAAATTAGAAAATACACCCGAAATTTACCCAGAATCTCAGCCAGAAAAAGTCATATCTCTAGAAGAGTTTTTAGTCAATCCTCCTGATAGAATGGAATGGGTTGACGGCAACTTAGTGGAGAAAACAGGAATGACATTCAAGCACGGTCTCGCTCAAGTTAATCTAGCTACTTCCTGGAAAACTTACAAAAATTCCAGCGGACAGGGAGGAGAAGTTGTTACAGAAGTCCTTTGCCGCACTAGCAAGCAGGGTCGCCGTCCCGATGTTGCTTACATCACTCCTGAATTGTTGCCACAATCAGGCAATTTTACAGCATTTTCCCAAAGTTTTCCTTTGATAGCGGAAGTTGCTTCCCCGGAAGATAGCGGCGAAGAGTTATTTGCAAAAGCTCAAGAATATTTGGAATCGGGATGTTTAGAAGTTTGGTTGTTGTTTCCTGAAGCTAGATTAATATTTGTCAATGCAGGGCAACGCTGGCGGTTGTTTAATAACGATGAAGTTGTTAACACTCAAAGGGTACTTACAGGTTTTAGCGTAGCTGTGAGTGAATTGTTGGCTTGAGGAATGTGTCAAAGTAATTTATTAAAAGCCTAAAAATAGCAATTAAAAAATTGAAAATTAAGGCTATAAACTTGATATCGATACGAGGCTTAATGATAAGATAGGAGCCAGCAAACATAGTTCAGTATCGCTTTATATGCAAGTTTTAACTATTGATAAATTCGCTGGAAGCAAACTATAACGTTCCGCTTTTTCAAATCAACTTAAAGGCGTTTTTCAGGATGTTTAAAGAGGGTGCAACTCAGCTTCATCCTAATGGACGGGCAATCAATTTTTATTAGTCTGTTACTGGTTTGATTTTGCCGACTGATGGCGTTTACTCAGCACCTAAAGCAGCGGCATAGTTGTTAACAGGGGTGTTGGCAAAAGAGGTCGGAGCGGGGGCATCATAAATAATTATTTTTTCAAAATAACAAATACAAACTTGTTTCTAGATTGTAAAGTGGTTTAATACCCTAACCACTATAATTAAGGTATCTCTAACTGTGGTATCCGTCCATGACCAAGCCCGATGTATTTATTACGTTTGGCGTCACTCAAGAAGAGAAATAATTACTAAAGAAAATTGCGAGTCCGAAGTGAGCAATCAAACCAGTTGTGCTAAGAACTCTGATTAGGGGACTGAGGCATAGACTTAAAAGGACTGACCCTAAAGAGTCAGCAGATTCCTCCCGCGACTAGAAGCCCTCGGCTTTCTATGCGATTTTCTATAAGCGGTAGTCTTCGATGGGAATGGGGTTGAGAGATTTTTGGTAGAGTGCGATCGCCTTTAAATTCGATCCAGAACGATCGCCCGATTTACTGCAAAAAACAGTCGGCTAACAGATCGGCCGCCGATCGCAGCCTCCGGGCCACTCCACCAACCAACGGCATATCAACCAACTCAGCGATTGTTGCACTTCCGTGAACAAGAGAAAACCACTCGCAACTTACTAATGCGACTGCTCCTTGGAGGCACGACATTAATTGTTAGCGTCGGTGTCTGGCCAGGAATTTAAGCACCTTGAAACCTCTACCAAGGTGGATTGAACATCGAGCTAGCAATTCCTCAAAGTCTATTTTCTAGAGAAGCTACTACCATGTCTCTGCCAAACTCATCCCTGAATCTATTTAAACTTAAGCGCAAACTTTCCCTGCGATCGCTCTTGATTGTCCCGTTTGTTCTACAAATCTTTGCAGCAGTTGGATTAACGGGATATATTTCTCTGAGAAATGGACAGAAGGCAGTCAATGATGTTGCCAGTCAGTTGCGACAAGAGATGAGCGATCGCCTCAACCTGCAAGTTCTAAACTATTTGGAAAAACCTTATATTGCCGGACAAGTGATCGTAGCTGCCGCCCAAGAGGGTCAGCTTGATTTAACAGATTTCACCAAACTGGAACGAACTTTGTGGCGGTTAGTCAGCCAAAATACCCTCGAAGACGTGCAAATTGGTTTAGAGGACGGCACGAATATTGCCCTAGATACAACAATCAATGACGGCATCGTTTCTCGCCTCAGTGACAAAGCGCGTCTACCTCAACGCCGATTCTACAAACTTGACGATCGAGGTCAACGGATCGCACTGCTCAAAACTCAGGCAGAGTTTGACCCTCGGACTCGACCCTGGTATCAAGTTGTACAGGAAGCTGGAAAACCAGCCTGGACATCTGTGCCCTACGTCAGCAGTTCGTATAACTCGGCTACGCTGGGTCTATCCCAGCCGATTTACAATCGCGATGGAACGTTACTAGGGGTGCAAAAAAGCACCTTTCGGCTGGACAAGATTCATCGTTTTCTGAGCGAGTTGAAGGTGGGCAAAACGGGACAAACGTTTATCGTAGATCGATCGGGCAATCTGATTGCCAGTTCAACGATCGGTCAGCCTTACATTATCGATCTTAAAAATGAGGAGTTGCAACAAATTCCTGCCGTCAAGTCTGAAAGTTCTGTAATTCGTGCCACAGCGCAAGCTATCCTCGATCGATTTAGCAACTTCAACGCTATTGCACAGAATCAACAGCTTGATTTTATGCTAGCAAACCAACGGCAGTTCGTGCAGGTTTCCGCAATTCGAGACGAACGAGGTATCGATTGGCTCAGTGTCGTTGTGGTACCCGAATCAGATTTCATGGCACAAATCAATGCCAATACTCGCACCACAATTTTGCTGTGTCTAGGGGCTTTGGTGGTGACGACTATACTGGGTCTTTTTACTTCGCGTTGGATTACCAAACCGATTTTGCAGCTACAAACAGCCAGTCAGGCGATTAGTTCGGGACAGTTGGATCAAACACTTCAGGTGCAAGGAATTAGTGAATTAGAATCGCTGGCAGATTCCTTTAACCAGATGGCAGGTCAACTCAAAACCTCCTTTATCGAACTGGAAAGCCGTGTCGAGGAACGCACCGCAGAACTGCAAGAAGCAAAACAGGTAGCTGATGGCGCGAACCAAGCAAAAAGC of Oscillatoria nigro-viridis PCC 7112 contains these proteins:
- a CDS encoding Uma2 family endonuclease; translated protein: MTATIIIPKNSDRNSEPESHPKLENTPEIYPESQPEKVISLEEFLVNPPDRMEWVDGNLVEKTGMTFKHGLAQVNLATSWKTYKNSSGQGGEVVTEVLCRTSKQGRRPDVAYITPELLPQSGNFTAFSQSFPLIAEVASPEDSGEELFAKAQEYLESGCLEVWLLFPEARLIFVNAGQRWRLFNNDEVVNTQRVLTGFSVAVSELLA